The following coding sequences are from one Haemophilus haemolyticus window:
- a CDS encoding Bax inhibitor-1/YccA family membrane protein, which translates to MQSRLIVDAQQESLLSTHKVLRNTYFLLGLTMAFSAVVAFISMSLNLPYPNIIVLLVGFYGLLFLTNKLADRPAGILAAFAFTGFMGYTIGPILNMYVARGMEDLIMLAFAGTAIVFFACSAYVLTTKKDMSFLSSAMFALFIVLLLGMVASFFFQIPALSVAISALFVVFSTMTILYETSNIIHGGETNYIRATVNIYVSIYNLFLSLLRLLSIFSSDE; encoded by the coding sequence ATGCAATCACGTCTTATTGTGGATGCTCAGCAGGAATCGCTACTCAGCACACATAAAGTGTTGCGTAACACGTATTTTTTATTGGGATTAACCATGGCATTTTCAGCGGTTGTTGCATTTATTTCAATGAGCCTAAACTTGCCATATCCAAATATTATTGTGTTACTAGTAGGTTTTTATGGCTTACTTTTCTTAACAAATAAATTAGCTGATCGCCCTGCTGGTATTTTGGCGGCCTTTGCTTTCACCGGATTTATGGGATATACCATCGGGCCAATTTTAAATATGTATGTGGCACGTGGAATGGAAGATTTGATTATGCTTGCATTCGCAGGAACTGCTATCGTATTTTTCGCGTGTTCCGCTTATGTATTGACTACGAAAAAAGATATGTCATTTTTATCAAGCGCAATGTTCGCATTATTTATTGTGTTATTACTTGGTATGGTGGCAAGTTTCTTCTTCCAAATTCCTGCGTTATCAGTCGCAATTAGTGCATTATTTGTTGTGTTCTCTACAATGACTATTTTGTATGAAACCAGTAATATCATCCATGGTGGTGAAACGAATTACATTCGCGCAACCGTGAATATTTATGTTTCAATCTACAATTTATTCTTGAGTTTATTAAGATTACTTTCTATCTTCTCAAGCGATGAATAA
- a CDS encoding TRAP transporter small permease, with translation MGDKEGACFMKIAKYLDKALEYLSILALVIMISLVFFNSVLRYFFDSGIAFSEEFSRICFVYMIFFGIILVAKDKAHLTVDIIISSLPEKYRKIVLIVANICVLIAMIFIAYGALQLMSLTYTQQMPATGISSSFLYLAAVISSVSYFFIVMFSMIKDYKESSDK, from the coding sequence ATGGGGGATAAAGAAGGAGCTTGTTTTATGAAAATAGCAAAGTATTTAGACAAAGCATTAGAATATCTTTCTATCTTAGCATTAGTTATTATGATTTCTCTCGTGTTTTTTAATTCTGTCTTGAGGTACTTCTTCGATTCTGGAATTGCATTTTCTGAAGAGTTTTCTAGGATTTGTTTTGTATATATGATTTTCTTTGGGATTATCCTTGTTGCCAAGGATAAAGCTCATCTTACTGTTGATATTATTATTTCTTCGTTGCCTGAAAAGTATAGAAAAATAGTCTTAATAGTTGCAAATATATGTGTCCTAATTGCAATGATTTTTATAGCTTATGGTGCATTACAACTGATGTCTTTGACCTATACTCAACAAATGCCAGCTACAGGTATATCTTCATCTTTTTTATATTTAGCTGCTGTTATATCTTCCGTATCTTACTTTTTTATCGTCATGTTTAGCATGATTAAAGATTATAAAGAATCCTCTGATAAATAG
- a CDS encoding bifunctional 4-hydroxy-2-oxoglutarate aldolase/2-dehydro-3-deoxy-phosphogluconate aldolase, giving the protein MSYTTQQIIEKLRELKIVPVIALDNAEDILPLADTLAKNGLPVAEITFRSEAAADAIHLLRTHRPDFLIAAGTVLTAEQVVLAKSSGADFVVTPGLNPKIVKLCQDLNFPITPGVNNPMAIETALEMGISAVKFFPAEASGGVKMIKALLGPYAQLQIMPTGGIGLHNIRDYLAIPNIVACGGSWFVEKKLIQSKNWDEIGRLIREVIDIIK; this is encoded by the coding sequence ATGTCATACACAACTCAACAAATTATTGAAAAACTTCGTGAACTCAAGATTGTGCCTGTAATTGCGTTGGATAATGCAGAAGATATTTTGCCGCTAGCAGATACGTTGGCTAAAAATGGTTTACCTGTGGCGGAGATTACTTTCCGTTCTGAAGCTGCGGCAGATGCAATTCATTTACTGCGTACTCATCGACCCGATTTTTTGATTGCTGCAGGCACAGTTTTAACTGCGGAACAAGTAGTTTTAGCTAAAAGTAGCGGAGCAGATTTTGTGGTTACTCCTGGGTTAAATCCAAAAATTGTGAAATTATGTCAAGATTTGAATTTTCCAATAACACCGGGGGTGAATAATCCTATGGCAATTGAAACTGCATTAGAAATGGGAATTTCGGCGGTAAAATTTTTCCCTGCGGAGGCTTCAGGCGGAGTGAAAATGATTAAAGCATTGCTCGGTCCTTATGCTCAGTTACAGATCATGCCGACTGGTGGTATAGGGCTTCATAACATAAGGGATTATCTCGCTATTCCTAATATTGTTGCTTGTGGAGGCTCTTGGTTTGTGGAGAAAAAATTGATTCAATCTAAAAATTGGGATGAAATTGGACGATTGATCAGGGAAGTAATTGATATTATTAAATAA
- a CDS encoding DctP family TRAP transporter solute-binding subunit has protein sequence MKSIKGLGKLLLASSILFSSSAFAKTIIKLGHYNSDMHPSHIALQEYFKKTIENETNHRYEIRLYPNNQLGGEDQIVNGLRNGTIEAGITGLLLQNVDPIFGVWEWPYLFKDNQEAKKVLESPIANKIGQKMEKYGIKLLAYGINGFRVISSNKKLEKFDDFKGLRLRVPLNSLFVDWAKAMNINPQSMPLSEVFTALEQKVIDGQENPYMLIKDSGLYEVQKYIIQSNHIFSPGLLQISLKTWNKIPKEDQIIFEKAAKLYQEKEWELAIKTELEVKDYLAKHGNEIIVPSEVFKNDMVNASKVLYDSFYKKYDWAKDVVQKINEAK, from the coding sequence ATGAAGTCAATTAAAGGCTTAGGTAAATTATTACTTGCTTCAAGTATATTGTTTAGTAGCAGTGCATTTGCAAAAACAATTATTAAGTTAGGACATTATAATTCTGATATGCATCCATCACATATTGCATTACAGGAATATTTTAAGAAAACAATTGAAAATGAAACAAATCATAGATATGAGATTAGACTTTATCCTAATAATCAACTTGGCGGTGAAGATCAAATTGTAAATGGATTACGTAATGGCACTATAGAAGCAGGTATTACAGGTTTATTATTGCAAAATGTAGATCCTATTTTTGGAGTTTGGGAATGGCCTTATTTATTTAAGGATAATCAAGAGGCTAAAAAAGTATTGGAATCTCCAATCGCAAATAAAATTGGCCAAAAAATGGAGAAGTATGGAATTAAATTACTTGCCTATGGTATAAATGGATTTCGTGTTATTTCATCTAATAAAAAATTAGAGAAATTTGACGATTTTAAAGGTTTACGTTTAAGAGTTCCGCTGAATTCACTTTTTGTTGATTGGGCTAAAGCAATGAATATAAATCCACAAAGCATGCCGCTCAGTGAAGTTTTTACTGCATTAGAACAAAAGGTAATTGATGGTCAAGAAAATCCGTATATGTTAATTAAAGACTCTGGGTTATATGAAGTACAAAAATATATTATCCAAAGTAACCATATTTTCTCTCCAGGATTATTGCAAATTAGCTTAAAAACTTGGAATAAAATTCCAAAAGAAGATCAAATTATTTTTGAAAAAGCGGCTAAATTGTATCAAGAGAAAGAGTGGGAATTAGCAATTAAAACAGAATTAGAAGTTAAAGATTATCTAGCTAAACATGGAAATGAAATTATCGTACCAAGTGAAGTATTTAAAAATGATATGGTGAATGCATCTAAGGTGCTTTATGATAGTTTTTATAAAAAATATGATTGGGCTAAGGATGTAGTTCAAAAAATTAATGAAGCTAAATAA
- a CDS encoding TRAP transporter large permease, with translation MLLLFLCSLFLLLFLGVPVALSMLLSASIMLYHLDMFDTQLITENFVMGTNNFPLMAIPFFMLTGEIMKHGGISERIINFATSMVGHIKGGLGYVAIISGLIFAGLSGSAVADTAALGAILIPMMISKKYDGARSTGLICAAGIISVVIPPSIPMIIYGITAGASITKLFMGGTVPGLLMVVGLWVTWKILYRNNDTSLERKQTGKERWVAFKKAFWPLLLPIIIIVGLRGGIFTPTEAGVVAAIYAGIVSIAYKGLTFSKLKDVFIGTIKTTSMVMFVAASAMISAFAITVAQIPTELVQTIKGLTDSPTILMFIIMLFLLLVGCVMDLIPAVLIFVPVLLPVLRAYNIDIAYFGIMMVINLSIGLITPPVGTVLYVGSGISKLGIGALSKGIAPFLFVYAIIMMLIVFFPEIVIVPMNWLS, from the coding sequence ATGTTACTATTATTTTTGTGTAGTTTATTCTTATTGTTATTTCTTGGTGTACCTGTAGCACTATCAATGCTGTTGAGTGCGAGTATTATGCTATATCATCTTGATATGTTTGATACGCAATTAATTACAGAAAACTTTGTGATGGGAACGAATAATTTTCCTTTGATGGCTATTCCTTTCTTTATGCTTACTGGAGAAATAATGAAGCATGGAGGAATTTCTGAACGAATCATTAATTTTGCAACAAGTATGGTTGGTCATATTAAAGGTGGTTTAGGTTATGTTGCAATCATCTCTGGGTTGATATTTGCAGGGTTATCTGGTTCTGCGGTAGCGGATACGGCCGCATTAGGTGCAATACTAATTCCTATGATGATTTCTAAAAAATATGATGGTGCTCGTTCCACAGGATTAATTTGTGCTGCAGGTATTATTTCAGTTGTTATTCCTCCAAGCATTCCTATGATCATTTATGGTATTACTGCTGGGGCATCTATCACTAAATTATTTATGGGGGGAACTGTACCAGGCTTATTAATGGTCGTTGGATTATGGGTTACTTGGAAAATTTTGTATAGAAATAATGATACAAGTCTAGAAAGAAAACAAACTGGCAAAGAAAGATGGGTTGCTTTTAAAAAAGCATTTTGGCCTTTATTATTACCTATCATTATTATTGTGGGATTAAGAGGAGGAATTTTTACTCCAACAGAAGCTGGAGTTGTTGCTGCAATTTATGCTGGCATAGTAAGTATTGCTTATAAAGGCTTAACATTTTCTAAATTGAAAGACGTCTTCATTGGTACCATCAAAACAACATCAATGGTAATGTTTGTTGCTGCATCAGCAATGATATCTGCTTTTGCGATTACAGTTGCTCAAATTCCAACAGAATTAGTCCAAACGATTAAAGGATTAACTGATAGTCCGACAATTTTAATGTTTATTATAATGCTATTTTTATTACTTGTTGGATGTGTAATGGATTTAATTCCTGCGGTATTAATCTTTGTTCCAGTCTTATTACCAGTGTTAAGAGCATATAATATTGATATTGCGTATTTCGGAATCATGATGGTGATTAATTTATCTATAGGATTAATAACACCGCCCGTGGGAACAGTTTTGTATGTAGGCTCAGGGATATCAAAATTAGGGATAGGTGCATTATCCAAAGGAATTGCTCCATTCTTATTTGTTTACGCAATTATTATGATGTTGATCGTATTTTTTCCTGAAATTGTAATTGTTCCAATGAATTGGTTATCTTGA
- a CDS encoding zinc ribbon domain-containing protein YjdM — MDQMPNCPKCQSEYVYHDSINFVCPDCGNEWDNNEIQESDDDQLIVKDSNGNLLADGDDVLLIKDLKLKGSSEVLKKGTKFKNIRLVNGDHNVDCGKIMLKSEFLKKA; from the coding sequence ATGGATCAAATGCCTAATTGCCCAAAATGTCAAAGTGAATACGTTTACCACGATTCAATTAATTTTGTTTGCCCTGATTGCGGTAATGAATGGGACAATAATGAAATTCAAGAATCAGATGACGATCAACTCATCGTAAAAGACAGCAATGGGAATTTGCTTGCGGATGGTGATGATGTACTTTTGATTAAAGATTTAAAATTAAAAGGTTCATCAGAAGTATTGAAAAAAGGTACAAAATTCAAAAACATCCGCTTAGTAAATGGCGATCATAACGTCGATTGCGGCAAAATCATGTTGAAATCCGAATTTTTGAAAAAAGCTTAA
- a CDS encoding YtfJ family protein: MKKQILALVCGVMFSSSTWAHNLQLEQSLPSVKVSEYGEIVLSGKDIEFQPWGSAGLAGKVRVVHHLAGRTAAKEKNQPMIDAIKASHFNPVKYQTTTIINADDAIVGTGMFVKNSAQKGKQENPHSQVVLDDKSAVKNAWGLNPKDSAIIVLDKMGKVKFVKEGKLSDSDIQAVISLVNGLTK; the protein is encoded by the coding sequence ATGAAAAAACAAATTCTTGCCTTAGTTTGTGGCGTGATGTTTAGTAGTTCGACTTGGGCACACAATTTGCAATTAGAGCAATCTTTACCATCGGTAAAAGTGAGTGAGTACGGTGAAATTGTACTTTCTGGAAAAGATATCGAGTTTCAACCTTGGGGTTCTGCGGGATTAGCGGGTAAAGTGCGTGTAGTCCATCATTTGGCTGGTAGAACTGCAGCAAAAGAGAAAAATCAGCCAATGATTGATGCGATAAAAGCATCTCATTTTAATCCTGTAAAATACCAAACAACGACTATTATTAATGCTGATGATGCGATTGTTGGTACTGGTATGTTTGTAAAAAATAGTGCACAAAAAGGAAAACAGGAAAATCCACATAGCCAGGTTGTATTAGATGATAAAAGTGCGGTGAAAAATGCTTGGGGATTAAATCCTAAAGATAGTGCAATTATTGTGTTAGACAAAATGGGAAAAGTAAAATTTGTGAAAGAAGGAAAATTGTCTGATAGCGATATTCAGGCTGTTATTTCACTGGTGAATGGATTAACCAAATAA
- a CDS encoding sugar kinase — MKKIAFIGECMIELNGKPFAEMWQSYGGDTLNSATYLSRVSSSKEIQVHYVSALGTDNLSKQMLKYWQADGIQTNWVLQDEQHQPGLYLIQLDAQGERTFLYWRNQSAAHYMVQHPDFAKVIAELQQVDVIYLSGISLAILPKNDRTFLIEQLSSLAKKGTEIVFDSNYRPALWGSLEEAQDCYLQLLPSVNIALVTFDDEQALWKDKTSRDTLERLHKIGIPKVIVKCGKNGAIFSDRYLSQYGQVMPEPILNVVDTTSAGDSFNAGFLNGYLRNKSLEICCQQGNRIAGIVIQHKGAIIDKVATSHLQSEFN; from the coding sequence ATGAAAAAAATAGCATTTATCGGCGAGTGTATGATTGAGCTCAATGGGAAACCCTTTGCGGAAATGTGGCAAAGTTATGGTGGTGATACCTTAAATTCTGCAACTTATCTTAGCCGAGTAAGTTCATCAAAAGAGATTCAAGTTCATTATGTCTCTGCATTAGGAACTGATAATTTAAGTAAACAAATGCTTAAATATTGGCAAGCTGATGGCATCCAAACAAATTGGGTTTTACAGGATGAACAGCATCAACCAGGTCTTTATTTAATCCAATTAGACGCTCAAGGAGAACGCACGTTCCTTTATTGGCGTAATCAATCTGCAGCACATTATATGGTTCAACATCCTGATTTTGCTAAGGTTATTGCAGAACTTCAGCAAGTTGATGTGATTTATTTAAGTGGTATTTCATTAGCAATCTTACCGAAAAATGACCGCACTTTTTTAATTGAGCAATTATCTTCTTTAGCTAAAAAAGGCACAGAAATTGTTTTTGATAGTAATTATCGCCCTGCACTTTGGGGTTCATTAGAAGAAGCTCAAGATTGTTATTTGCAGCTTTTACCTAGTGTCAATATAGCTTTGGTGACTTTTGATGATGAACAAGCATTATGGAAAGATAAAACATCTAGGGATACTTTAGAACGATTACATAAAATTGGTATACCAAAAGTGATTGTGAAGTGCGGTAAGAATGGTGCTATTTTTTCAGATAGGTATTTATCTCAATATGGGCAAGTGATGCCTGAACCTATTTTAAATGTAGTGGATACAACCTCTGCTGGTGATTCTTTTAATGCTGGATTTCTGAACGGTTATTTACGAAATAAATCTCTCGAAATTTGTTGTCAGCAAGGCAATCGTATTGCTGGCATCGTCATTCAGCATAAAGGTGCGATTATAGATAAAGTCGCAACGTCTCATCTTCAATCTGAATTTAATTAA
- a CDS encoding GntR family transcriptional regulator, which translates to MENIVNRTYTRIGQLLKQDISQGIYSIGDKLPTEREISEKFGVSRTIVREAMVMLEVEKLVEVKKGSGVYVVRTPESIHMEHSDLPDVGPFELLQARQLLESSIAEFAALQATKKDILNLKQILNREKELLTQNQDDYSADKDFHLALAEITQNDVLVKLQEQLWQYRFNSAMWAQLHSRILQNDYHHLWIEDHQTILSAIQKKNANEARKAMWQHLENVKVKLFELSDVEDPHFDGYLFNTNPVVVGI; encoded by the coding sequence ATGGAAAATATAGTAAATAGAACATATACCCGAATCGGTCAATTGCTAAAACAAGATATTTCTCAAGGAATTTATAGCATTGGAGACAAACTCCCTACAGAACGAGAAATTTCTGAAAAATTTGGTGTAAGTAGAACTATTGTTAGAGAAGCAATGGTTATGTTAGAAGTAGAAAAGTTAGTAGAGGTAAAAAAAGGCTCAGGCGTTTATGTAGTAAGAACCCCCGAATCAATACATATGGAACATTCAGATTTACCAGATGTAGGTCCATTTGAACTTTTACAAGCTAGACAACTATTAGAAAGTAGTATTGCTGAATTTGCAGCGTTACAAGCGACTAAAAAAGATATTTTAAATTTAAAACAAATACTGAATCGAGAGAAAGAATTACTTACTCAGAATCAAGATGACTATAGTGCAGACAAAGATTTTCATTTGGCACTTGCAGAAATTACACAAAATGATGTGTTAGTCAAATTACAAGAACAATTGTGGCAATATCGCTTTAATAGTGCGATGTGGGCACAATTACATTCTCGTATTTTACAAAATGATTATCATCATTTATGGATAGAAGATCATCAAACAATTTTATCTGCTATTCAAAAGAAAAATGCTAATGAAGCTAGAAAAGCTATGTGGCAACACTTAGAAAATGTAAAAGTAAAATTATTTGAATTATCTGATGTAGAAGATCCACATTTTGATGGATACCTATTCAATACAAATCCAGTTGTTGTAGGTATCTAA
- a CDS encoding SDR family oxidoreductase translates to MNIAANHNLENKLIVITGAGGVLCSFLAKQLAYTKANIALLDLNFEAADKVAKEINQSGGKAKAYKTNVLELENIKEVRDQIAIDFGTCDILINGAGGNNPKATTDNEFHQFDLNETTRTFFDLDKSGIEFVFNLNYLGSLLPTQVFAKDMLGKQGANIINISSMNAFTPLTKIPAYSGAKAAISNFTQWLAVYFSKVGIRCNAIAPGFLVSNQNRALLFDAEGHPTARANKILTNTPMGRFGEPEELLGALLFLIDEHYSAFVNGVVLPVDGGFSAYSGV, encoded by the coding sequence ATGAATATTGCAGCAAACCATAACTTAGAAAATAAGCTAATTGTAATCACGGGGGCTGGTGGAGTGTTATGTTCATTTCTAGCCAAGCAGTTAGCATATACTAAAGCTAATATTGCCCTGTTAGATTTGAATTTCGAGGCAGCAGACAAAGTAGCAAAGGAAATTAACCAATCAGGTGGAAAAGCAAAAGCTTATAAAACTAATGTGTTAGAACTTGAAAATATTAAAGAAGTGCGTGATCAAATAGCTATTGATTTTGGCACTTGTGATATTTTAATTAATGGTGCTGGTGGGAATAATCCAAAAGCGACAACAGATAATGAGTTCCATCAATTTGATTTAAATGAAACGACAAGAACATTCTTTGATTTAGATAAATCTGGTATAGAATTTGTATTTAATCTCAATTACTTAGGTTCATTATTACCAACCCAAGTTTTTGCAAAAGATATGCTTGGTAAACAAGGGGCAAATATTATTAATATTTCCAGTATGAATGCCTTTACGCCACTCACAAAGATACCTGCTTACTCTGGTGCAAAAGCTGCAATCAGTAATTTTACTCAATGGCTTGCTGTATATTTCTCAAAAGTTGGTATTCGTTGTAATGCTATAGCACCAGGATTTTTAGTTAGTAATCAAAATCGCGCTTTATTATTTGATGCAGAAGGTCATCCAACCGCTCGCGCAAATAAAATCCTAACTAATACACCAATGGGACGTTTTGGTGAGCCAGAAGAATTGCTCGGTGCATTACTTTTCTTAATAGATGAGCATTATTCTGCTTTTGTCAATGGGGTAGTTTTACCTGTTGATGGTGGTTTTTCAGCGTATAGTGGAGTCTAA
- a CDS encoding zinc-binding dehydrogenase translates to MAEQIKAICLEKPNNVVVKEVPYPEKSDNDVLIQVESMGICGSDIGAYRGTNPLVTYPRILGHEIVGRVIESGIGMPGGVGVGDRVIVDPYVFCGQCYPCSIGRTNCCESLKVIGVHIDGGMQEVIRHPAHLLTKVPDNLPIHQLPLAEPLTIALHALHRTTLKSGEHIVIVGAGAIGLMAALAAVQYGAIPILVDILDQRLEYAKSLGIEHIVNPHKEDDIKRIKEITSGRMAEVVMEASGANISIKNTLHYASFAGRIALTGWPKTETPLPTNLITFKELNIYGSRTSKGEFEEALDMLATNKINASHIITKCIKFEEIPSFISDLSDHPENYLKINAVF, encoded by the coding sequence ATGGCGGAGCAAATCAAAGCAATATGCTTAGAAAAACCAAACAATGTAGTTGTTAAAGAAGTGCCTTATCCCGAAAAAAGTGATAATGATGTACTTATCCAGGTAGAATCAATGGGGATTTGTGGTTCTGATATTGGTGCATATAGAGGAACTAATCCATTAGTAACTTATCCAAGAATACTTGGGCATGAAATTGTAGGGAGAGTAATTGAAAGTGGAATTGGTATGCCAGGTGGGGTGGGGGTTGGAGACCGAGTAATTGTTGATCCTTATGTTTTTTGTGGTCAATGCTATCCTTGTTCAATTGGTAGAACCAATTGTTGTGAATCATTAAAGGTAATTGGTGTTCATATTGATGGAGGTATGCAAGAGGTAATTAGACATCCCGCTCATCTTTTAACTAAAGTCCCAGATAACCTACCGATTCATCAATTACCTTTAGCTGAACCTTTAACAATAGCTTTACACGCTTTACATAGAACAACTCTAAAATCAGGAGAACACATAGTAATTGTTGGAGCTGGTGCGATTGGGTTAATGGCTGCATTAGCAGCGGTTCAATATGGAGCGATCCCAATTTTAGTTGATATTTTAGATCAACGTCTTGAGTATGCGAAATCCTTGGGAATTGAACATATTGTAAATCCGCATAAGGAGGATGACATTAAAAGAATTAAGGAAATTACAAGTGGTCGTATGGCTGAAGTTGTTATGGAGGCATCTGGAGCTAATATTTCTATCAAAAATACTCTGCATTATGCCTCCTTTGCAGGAAGAATTGCTTTAACAGGATGGCCAAAAACAGAAACTCCATTACCAACAAATTTAATTACCTTTAAAGAATTGAATATTTATGGTTCTAGAACAAGCAAGGGGGAATTTGAGGAGGCATTGGATATGCTTGCTACTAATAAAATTAATGCATCTCATATCATTACTAAGTGTATCAAATTTGAAGAAATTCCTAGTTTTATTTCTGATTTATCTGATCATCCAGAAAATTATTTAAAAATTAATGCAGTTTTCTAA
- a CDS encoding YcjF family protein, whose product MEKQIFEHSVNVEEEHYQPKQEFHNMEAKLDEALDGELLDAQLEQALKPKSSFRKTLLKFTALLFGAATVAQSVQWIWDSYQQHQWIYLAFALVSLIVILLGIKEIIGEWRRLVCLKKREQLQQQSQQIWLESAVKNGDVFSVHNAEKSKILCLDIAKSLRLENDSPAVIQWQHQLNEAYSAQEITHLFSRHVLSSFDAQAKKLISKMAAESAVIVAISPLAVVDMFFIAWRNLRLMNKIAEIYGIELGYFSRIRLLRMVLVNIAFTGATEVAQDIGMDWLSQDVTAKLSARIAQGIGVGLLTARLGVKAMELCRPLAFQLNEKPKLSHIQQELLSSVKDIVLGKNKIYKKEQI is encoded by the coding sequence ATGGAAAAACAAATTTTTGAACATTCAGTTAATGTAGAGGAAGAACACTATCAGCCCAAGCAAGAATTCCATAATATGGAAGCAAAGCTAGATGAAGCGTTGGACGGAGAGTTACTTGATGCTCAACTTGAACAAGCATTGAAACCAAAATCCAGTTTTAGAAAAACTTTATTAAAATTTACCGCACTTTTATTTGGTGCAGCGACAGTTGCGCAATCCGTGCAGTGGATTTGGGATAGCTATCAACAACATCAATGGATTTATCTTGCTTTTGCTTTAGTCAGTTTAATTGTCATTTTATTGGGTATTAAAGAGATTATTGGTGAGTGGCGACGTTTAGTTTGTTTAAAAAAACGTGAGCAATTGCAACAACAAAGTCAGCAGATCTGGTTGGAAAGTGCGGTAAAAAATGGTGATGTTTTTTCCGTTCATAACGCAGAAAAAAGTAAAATTCTTTGCTTAGATATTGCAAAATCTCTACGTTTGGAAAATGATTCTCCAGCAGTAATTCAATGGCAACACCAATTAAATGAAGCTTATTCAGCGCAAGAAATTACGCATTTATTCAGTCGTCATGTTTTGTCTTCTTTTGATGCACAAGCTAAAAAATTGATTAGTAAAATGGCTGCTGAATCAGCTGTGATTGTCGCGATTAGTCCACTTGCTGTAGTAGATATGTTTTTTATTGCGTGGAGAAATCTTCGATTAATGAATAAGATTGCTGAAATTTATGGAATTGAATTAGGGTATTTTTCGCGTATTCGATTGTTAAGAATGGTATTGGTCAATATCGCTTTTACTGGGGCAACCGAAGTAGCACAAGATATTGGAATGGATTGGCTTTCTCAAGATGTGACAGCAAAACTTTCTGCGCGTATAGCTCAAGGAATCGGCGTGGGATTGCTCACTGCTAGATTAGGCGTGAAAGCAATGGAGCTTTGTCGCCCATTAGCATTTCAATTAAATGAAAAACCAAAGCTCTCACATATTCAACAGGAATTACTTAGCTCGGTGAAAGATATTGTTCTCGGTAAAAACAAAATTTACAAAAAGGAGCAAATCTGA